A genomic window from Nicotiana sylvestris chromosome 11, ASM39365v2, whole genome shotgun sequence includes:
- the LOC104240122 gene encoding uncharacterized protein, whose translation MGGALHTGGYISFAAHRLRLEKERGGDVNYAEVFEETYNKKKKMEDSTREGWIEPRALEIFDKYHIDLDAWRQTQPEGTQPTPEDMTTIWTQAADGVNKGRVYGIGVQPFSSHPPAALFFGASVSQEIWKLCVKK comes from the exons ATGGGTGGAGCATTGCATACTGGAGGTTATATTAGTTTTGCAGCCCATCGTTTGAGACTG GAAAAGGAACGTGGTGGAGATGTGAATTATGCTGAGGTCTTTGAGGAGACctataataagaagaagaagatggaggacAGCACAAGAGAAGGATGGATCGAACCTCGTGCTTTAGAGATATTT GACAAGTATCATATTGATCTTGATGCATGGCGACAAACTCAGCCTGAAGGAACTCAGCCGACCCCGGAGGATATGACTACAATTTGGACACAAGCGGCTGATGGCGTGAATAAAG gtcGAGTCTACGGGATTGGAGTACAGCCATTCTCCAGTCATCCACCAGCAGCATTATTTTTTGGGGCATCAGTTTCTCAAGAGATATGGAAGTTATGCGTCAAAAAGTAG